A stretch of Treponema vincentii F0403 DNA encodes these proteins:
- a CDS encoding L-lactate dehydrogenase: MDQKKRKVTIVGAGSVGATFAYALAQSGFADEIAITDMNKNFAEGQAMDLVHGLPFLPQVDIHTGSQTDYADSDIIVITAGAKQQPGETRIDLLKRNAAIIETIAKEIAVSGCKGVMLLVSNPVDILTKVACEASGWERGRVIGSGTVLDTARFRYVLSKECGVDARNIHGYILGEHGDSEFAAWSMTTIAGQRIDEYCRSGLCNSGIRFDKQKILDEVRHSAYHIIDYKGSTYFAVGLALTRIAGAILRNERSILSVSMTLNGEFGLHDVCLSVPCIIGRGGVERIIEGELPKDEQSALESSAGRLKEALASIR; the protein is encoded by the coding sequence ATGGATCAGAAAAAACGAAAGGTAACAATCGTCGGCGCAGGCTCTGTTGGGGCTACCTTTGCGTATGCATTGGCTCAAAGCGGTTTTGCCGATGAAATTGCAATAACCGATATGAATAAAAACTTTGCGGAAGGGCAGGCGATGGATCTTGTCCATGGCCTACCCTTTTTACCGCAGGTCGATATCCACACCGGCAGTCAAACCGATTATGCGGACAGCGATATTATCGTAATAACAGCCGGTGCAAAACAGCAGCCGGGCGAAACACGAATAGATCTCTTAAAACGAAATGCCGCCATTATCGAAACCATTGCGAAGGAAATTGCCGTAAGCGGCTGCAAAGGCGTTATGCTGCTCGTCAGCAATCCTGTCGATATCCTTACTAAGGTGGCCTGTGAAGCAAGCGGCTGGGAACGCGGCAGGGTAATCGGTTCAGGTACTGTCTTGGATACCGCCCGCTTCCGCTATGTACTCAGCAAAGAATGCGGCGTCGATGCCCGTAATATACACGGATACATCCTCGGCGAACACGGCGACAGCGAATTTGCCGCATGGTCGATGACAACCATCGCGGGGCAACGCATCGACGAATACTGCCGGAGCGGACTTTGCAATTCGGGTATCCGCTTTGACAAACAAAAAATCCTGGACGAAGTGCGCCACTCGGCATATCATATCATCGACTATAAAGGGTCAACCTATTTTGCCGTCGGTCTGGCGCTTACCAGAATAGCCGGTGCAATTCTACGGAATGAACGCAGTATTCTTTCAGTATCGATGACCCTCAACGGCGAATTCGGTCTCCATGATGTCTGTTTAAGCGTTCCGTGTATTATCGGCAGAGGCGGCGTTGAACGGATTATCGAAGGCGAATTACCCAAAGATGAACAGTCCGCGCTTGAATCAAGCGCAGGACGCCTGAAGGAAGCCCTCGCCTCCATCCGTTAA
- a CDS encoding outer membrane lipoprotein-sorting protein: MKKLSMLCFLLICSAAVLFAEESAESIMKGAPSQITIETIGTRAKMEIQRNGITMAELLVDQYSVQKENDHRTFLEIKSPANVKGTRFLMVAKDGVIDQRIYLPALGKVRRITGESEGTESFLGTDFSYNDMSYLQRDSSLDTYTLLREEEYGGALCYVIEGVPKDTKSEYSKTNVWVEKGSRHLVKIAFYDRKNVLVKIMEMSNYEATQGVDTPRITKMTTLAMNTATTIHIIKMQYNMNIPDKIFTPRYLEQGR, encoded by the coding sequence ATGAAAAAATTATCGATGCTTTGTTTTTTGTTGATATGCAGCGCCGCGGTTCTTTTTGCCGAAGAGTCCGCCGAATCCATTATGAAAGGCGCTCCGTCGCAAATAACGATTGAAACAATCGGAACGCGGGCAAAGATGGAAATTCAGCGGAACGGTATCACAATGGCGGAGCTGTTGGTCGATCAGTATTCCGTACAAAAAGAAAACGACCACCGTACTTTTTTGGAAATCAAATCGCCCGCAAATGTAAAGGGCACACGGTTTTTGATGGTCGCAAAAGACGGCGTTATCGATCAGCGGATTTATTTACCGGCGCTCGGTAAAGTCCGCCGTATTACCGGTGAATCGGAAGGTACCGAAAGTTTCCTCGGTACCGATTTTTCGTACAACGATATGTCGTATTTGCAGCGGGACAGCAGTTTGGACACATACACGTTGCTCCGTGAGGAAGAATACGGCGGTGCCTTGTGCTATGTTATCGAAGGTGTTCCCAAGGATACAAAGTCCGAATATTCCAAAACCAATGTATGGGTGGAGAAGGGGAGTAGGCATTTGGTAAAAATTGCCTTTTATGACCGGAAAAACGTATTGGTAAAAATCATGGAGATGAGCAATTACGAGGCAACCCAAGGCGTGGATACTCCGCGGATTACTAAAATGACAACCCTTGCAATGAATACGGCGACAACCATTCACATTATAAAGATGCAATATAATATGAATATACCCGACAAGATTTTTACTCCCCGGTATCTGGAGCAAGGCCGTTAG
- a CDS encoding efflux RND transporter permease subunit has protein sequence MSLKDALVKKLYKHPRVILGIILGITLFFALQLPRMRFDNNNFRFIPESDPARIADAEMAKIFGDSVPLLIGIQRKYSTVVDREFLQKMQELDKQLLALPLVKNIVSLTTTTHIEAVGDSIVSEKLVPEHLTGSSEELNAITQKLRSLDIYNRSLVSDDLKATQTIIFLNVKQEESGLPETVAVCREVMRLAAEWDCPDSVTYVTGAPVFSEIVNEATGHDLMLLVPIVVVVVAGVLFFSFRRFTGVFLPLLTVIISCVWALGAMALLQIPLTILSTVLPVILIAVGSAYGIHVINHYFDEVTQSKEISAETHSAQIIEAMSRVIPPVFLAALTTFAGFVSFCFTSVVPIFEFGIFSSFGVLSAFVVAVTLIPAILMLRGPHNPTIKGKFGAQPSHTGIIDRIIADTLMIVHAHKRSVLLVSLACIIFAGLGISKLVIDNVLMEYFEPDVQVVRSDTFIRENFGGSKLLNLIITGEKQGDVIRPDVLQAIDSLAEYAEENIPEVGKITSLADVIKRFNQVYNADAPAAGLAVADTASQPPSGGQSGDGSISVGSGTDSEEDTFGDFGDFGDFGSFDDAEQPAADNTGHAAAETQKERVYTFSEIIEKLADAQTARRGRYVSATELVDALKKDINYKGASYYEIPTNPQKYGKETQEELAALIQNYLILMGGSIQDFIDDTNAPTTLKVNIQLRTVGQQDSEKALQAIMAFVKDNFPKDITVEPNGSMFIEQSLNTLVVQSQLISVAVSFGIVFLILAFYYRSIVAGIIGLIPLMISVALNFGFMGMVGIKLNIGTAMVASFAIGIGIDYTIHYLAAYHHECIKRRNDRNFLIYTFYGSGKAILFNAVSVGAGFAVLMLSKFNMLSELGLLIALVMGTSSFASLTVLPTILSIVKPRFITKPLPGDNAESVSEDNLE, from the coding sequence ATGAGTCTAAAAGACGCACTGGTTAAAAAACTATACAAACATCCGCGTGTTATTTTGGGTATTATCCTCGGCATCACGCTCTTTTTTGCGTTGCAGCTTCCGCGTATGCGGTTTGATAACAATAATTTTCGATTTATACCGGAAAGCGATCCTGCCCGTATTGCCGATGCCGAAATGGCAAAAATATTCGGCGATTCGGTTCCGCTCCTTATCGGGATCCAACGGAAATATTCTACCGTCGTAGACCGGGAATTCTTACAAAAAATGCAGGAGCTGGATAAACAGCTGCTAGCGCTGCCGTTGGTAAAAAACATCGTCTCGCTCACAACGACAACTCATATAGAAGCAGTAGGCGATTCTATTGTAAGCGAAAAACTGGTGCCGGAGCATTTGACCGGCTCTTCTGAGGAGCTGAATGCAATAACCCAAAAACTTCGTTCGTTGGATATCTATAACCGCAGCTTGGTTTCGGACGATTTAAAGGCAACGCAGACGATTATCTTCCTTAATGTAAAGCAGGAAGAAAGCGGATTGCCGGAAACGGTTGCCGTGTGCCGTGAGGTGATGCGGCTTGCTGCAGAATGGGATTGTCCGGATTCCGTTACCTATGTAACCGGTGCGCCGGTTTTTAGCGAGATTGTCAATGAAGCGACGGGACACGATTTAATGCTTCTTGTACCCATCGTCGTTGTGGTGGTAGCCGGGGTTTTATTTTTTTCGTTTAGAAGATTTACCGGCGTATTTTTGCCCCTGCTTACCGTTATTATTTCGTGTGTGTGGGCGCTCGGCGCAATGGCGCTGCTGCAAATTCCGTTGACCATCCTTTCGACGGTGCTGCCCGTTATTTTGATTGCCGTCGGCAGCGCGTACGGTATTCATGTTATCAATCATTATTTTGATGAGGTAACACAAAGCAAAGAGATTTCTGCGGAAACCCATTCGGCACAGATTATCGAAGCGATGTCGCGGGTTATTCCGCCGGTCTTTTTGGCGGCGCTTACGACGTTTGCCGGCTTTGTGTCATTCTGCTTTACGAGCGTTGTTCCGATTTTTGAATTCGGTATATTTTCAAGCTTCGGCGTGCTGTCGGCCTTTGTCGTGGCGGTAACCCTTATCCCTGCAATCCTTATGCTGCGCGGGCCGCATAATCCGACCATCAAGGGTAAGTTTGGGGCACAGCCGAGTCACACCGGCATTATCGATCGGATTATCGCCGATACGCTGATGATTGTCCATGCGCATAAGCGCAGCGTGCTTTTAGTCAGTCTGGCCTGTATTATCTTTGCAGGCTTAGGTATTTCAAAGCTCGTTATTGACAACGTATTAATGGAATATTTTGAACCTGATGTACAGGTTGTCCGTTCCGACACATTTATCCGCGAAAATTTCGGCGGGTCAAAGTTGCTGAACCTAATCATTACGGGAGAAAAACAGGGCGATGTTATCCGTCCCGATGTATTGCAGGCAATCGATTCCCTTGCCGAATACGCAGAAGAAAATATCCCCGAAGTAGGAAAGATTACATCGCTTGCGGATGTCATTAAACGGTTTAATCAGGTATATAATGCGGATGCCCCTGCTGCAGGTCTTGCAGTTGCAGATACGGCCTCGCAGCCGCCATCCGGCGGGCAATCGGGAGACGGCTCTATTTCGGTAGGCAGCGGTACGGATTCGGAAGAAGATACTTTTGGAGACTTCGGCGACTTTGGGGATTTCGGAAGCTTTGATGATGCGGAACAGCCCGCTGCCGATAATACCGGGCATGCCGCAGCGGAAACACAAAAAGAGAGGGTGTATACTTTTTCCGAAATTATCGAAAAACTTGCAGATGCCCAAACCGCGCGCCGCGGCAGATATGTTTCCGCCACCGAATTGGTTGATGCCTTAAAGAAAGATATCAATTATAAAGGTGCTTCCTACTACGAAATTCCTACGAATCCTCAAAAGTACGGCAAAGAAACGCAGGAGGAACTTGCGGCGCTTATTCAAAATTATCTGATACTGATGGGTGGCAGTATACAGGACTTTATCGACGATACGAACGCGCCGACTACGCTGAAAGTAAATATTCAACTGCGGACGGTCGGGCAGCAAGACAGCGAAAAAGCGCTGCAAGCGATTATGGCGTTTGTTAAGGACAATTTTCCCAAGGATATAACCGTAGAGCCGAACGGTTCGATGTTTATCGAACAGTCCTTAAATACTCTTGTAGTACAATCACAGCTGATTTCCGTGGCGGTTTCTTTCGGCATCGTATTCCTCATTTTAGCGTTCTATTACCGCTCAATAGTTGCCGGTATTATCGGGCTTATTCCGTTGATGATCTCCGTTGCATTGAATTTCGGTTTTATGGGAATGGTCGGCATAAAGCTCAATATCGGCACGGCGATGGTGGCAAGCTTTGCAATCGGTATCGGTATCGATTATACAATTCACTATCTGGCGGCTTATCATCATGAATGTATCAAACGGCGTAATGATCGGAATTTCCTTATCTATACTTTCTACGGTTCGGGCAAGGCGATTCTGTTTAATGCGGTATCCGTAGGTGCAGGTTTTGCCGTTTTGATGCTGTCAAAATTTAATATGCTGTCCGAACTCGGTTTACTGATTGCCTTGGTGATGGGCACCAGTTCTTTTGCAAGCTTAACGGTACTGCCGACTATTCTTTCGATTGTAAAACCGCGGTTTATTACCAAACCCTTGCCGGGGGATAATGCGGAATCCGTTTCGGAAGATAATCTTGAGTAG
- a CDS encoding right-handed parallel beta-helix repeat-containing protein, with amino-acid sequence MKKALTTCLLAAFVLANVTAAEYYVSKETGRNGNAGTKDAPFKNIEKAAEQAQPGDKLYVAEGNYYGVRDKGFIMIKVPVEIYGGYSKDFSQRDVLKYRTLIMPPASSNGTGRANRLVEFAINGPAGSKMVLDGLIVDKGDSNGYHATKGKPAGVETGMLILPPGQGENGSEKKVITTEKPLVGGTINNCDFLVQNCVFLNAPNFAIQMGGSGNWKIINNVFIANAMSACQIAGMMNTPTAIRLEFAYNTVLFTWPRTHSFEDMGYGFRVMTKVEVNLHNNIIGLSSLSAIDRCYIDSPASMENGRKVLVDNNRFFMNKQADVTLPGLGTFEYVWVKDFEDVDRFNSAEGNEELKDVAPLKNVLNKAYLAGFLNAAYKEKTDYDPNSPANEFRRAMGMNQTMTVQTDVSMFANKYPQNDAVKLFGAVKGFGAQAIK; translated from the coding sequence ATGAAAAAAGCACTTACAACATGTTTACTGGCTGCCTTCGTTTTGGCAAATGTAACAGCTGCGGAGTACTACGTTTCAAAAGAAACAGGGAGAAATGGAAACGCGGGCACAAAGGATGCTCCGTTTAAAAACATCGAAAAGGCTGCCGAACAAGCGCAGCCCGGCGATAAGCTGTATGTCGCGGAAGGCAATTACTACGGTGTTCGGGACAAAGGCTTTATCATGATAAAAGTTCCGGTCGAAATTTACGGCGGATATTCCAAAGACTTTTCCCAGCGGGATGTTTTAAAATACCGCACACTCATTATGCCGCCTGCTTCTTCCAACGGAACAGGCCGTGCAAACCGCTTGGTGGAATTTGCTATCAACGGTCCGGCCGGCAGCAAAATGGTGCTTGACGGGCTAATCGTCGATAAAGGAGATTCCAACGGTTACCACGCAACCAAGGGAAAACCTGCCGGTGTGGAAACAGGTATGCTTATCTTACCGCCGGGACAAGGAGAAAACGGCAGCGAAAAAAAAGTTATCACCACCGAAAAACCCTTAGTCGGCGGGACAATTAACAACTGCGATTTCCTTGTTCAAAACTGCGTATTTCTTAATGCTCCCAATTTTGCAATTCAAATGGGCGGTTCGGGAAATTGGAAAATTATTAACAACGTTTTTATCGCAAATGCAATGTCTGCTTGTCAAATTGCGGGAATGATGAATACACCTACCGCTATACGGCTTGAATTTGCCTACAATACGGTGCTGTTCACGTGGCCGCGCACCCACAGCTTCGAAGATATGGGGTATGGCTTCCGCGTTATGACAAAGGTCGAGGTGAACCTGCACAACAACATCATCGGGCTTTCTTCCCTTTCGGCAATCGACCGTTGCTATATCGACAGTCCCGCTTCTATGGAAAACGGACGGAAGGTACTTGTAGACAACAACCGCTTTTTTATGAACAAACAGGCGGATGTAACCCTGCCGGGTTTAGGAACCTTCGAGTATGTGTGGGTAAAAGACTTTGAAGATGTCGACCGCTTTAACAGCGCGGAAGGCAACGAAGAGCTGAAAGATGTCGCTCCGCTTAAAAACGTCTTAAACAAGGCATACTTAGCGGGATTTTTAAACGCCGCTTACAAAGAAAAAACCGACTATGATCCCAATTCTCCCGCCAACGAATTTAGACGTGCAATGGGAATGAACCAAACCATGACCGTTCAAACCGATGTGTCGATGTTTGCGAATAAATATCCGCAAAATGACGCCGTAAAACTGTTCGGCGCAGTAAAGGGATTCGGTGCACAGGCGATTAAGTAA
- a CDS encoding EamA family transporter produces MMWAVFALLSAVFAALTSILAKVGIEGVNSNLATALRTVVVLAMAWGMVFLTDTQHGIVNISRKSWVFLILSGLATGASWLCYYKALQLGEASKVVPIDKLSVVITLILAVIFLHENITAKSVIGSLLITAGTLCMVL; encoded by the coding sequence ATGATGTGGGCGGTTTTCGCACTCTTATCCGCGGTATTTGCGGCGCTGACTTCTATTTTGGCAAAGGTCGGGATTGAAGGAGTAAATTCAAATTTGGCGACAGCGCTGAGGACGGTTGTTGTGTTGGCAATGGCGTGGGGTATGGTTTTTCTGACCGATACTCAACACGGAATAGTAAACATCAGTAGAAAAAGCTGGGTGTTTTTGATCCTTTCGGGTCTTGCAACAGGTGCTTCGTGGCTGTGTTATTACAAGGCGTTGCAGCTTGGCGAAGCATCAAAAGTAGTTCCTATTGATAAATTAAGCGTTGTAATCACATTGATTTTAGCAGTGATTTTCCTCCACGAGAATATCACTGCTAAATCGGTAATCGGTTCGCTGCTAATTACGGCAGGCACACTGTGTATGGTGTTATAA
- a CDS encoding NAD(P)-dependent oxidoreductase yields the protein MMKVAVICANGKAGRLITKEAVDRGLDVTVVIRSKNESAATKVIQKDLFDLTVDDLRGFDVIIDAFGTWRPETFAQHGSSLKKLCDMLAGTDTRLLIVGGAGCLYVNDKRTLMLIDAPDFPEAFKPLAQAETEAFLALQKRDDVLWTYVCPPFDFKADGTRTGNYTIGEDVLPHNAAGESTVSYADYAIAIVDEAVNGTHIRQCISVVGK from the coding sequence ATGATGAAAGTAGCGGTTATTTGCGCGAATGGCAAAGCCGGGCGGTTGATTACAAAAGAGGCGGTTGACCGAGGCCTTGATGTTACTGTAGTTATAAGGTCAAAGAATGAAAGCGCGGCGACAAAGGTTATTCAAAAGGACTTGTTCGATCTGACGGTTGACGATTTGAGAGGTTTCGATGTCATTATCGATGCATTCGGTACGTGGAGACCGGAAACGTTTGCGCAACACGGCAGTTCGCTGAAAAAATTATGCGATATGCTTGCCGGTACGGATACGCGATTGTTGATTGTCGGAGGTGCGGGCTGCCTTTATGTGAACGATAAGCGTACGCTTATGCTGATTGATGCGCCGGATTTTCCCGAAGCGTTTAAGCCGCTTGCACAGGCGGAGACGGAGGCCTTTTTAGCGTTGCAAAAACGGGATGACGTTTTATGGACGTATGTGTGTCCGCCGTTCGATTTTAAAGCGGATGGAACGCGTACCGGCAACTATACAATCGGAGAAGATGTATTGCCGCACAATGCAGCGGGAGAAAGTACGGTAAGCTATGCCGACTACGCAATCGCCATTGTTGACGAAGCGGTAAACGGTACGCATATCCGCCAATGTATTTCGGTTGTCGGGAAATAA
- a CDS encoding winged helix-turn-helix transcriptional regulator, which translates to MMKKQLPHCDVELTVTLISDRWKILILRDLLTGTKRFGELKKSVSGISQKVLTAHLRSMEDDGLVNRKIYAQIPPRVEYSLTETGWSLKPVLDAMAQWGETYRCKVQNPL; encoded by the coding sequence ATGATGAAAAAACAATTGCCGCACTGCGATGTCGAACTCACCGTTACGCTGATAAGCGACCGGTGGAAAATACTGATTCTGCGGGATTTACTGACGGGAACCAAACGGTTCGGCGAATTAAAAAAATCGGTGAGCGGCATATCGCAAAAGGTACTGACTGCTCATTTGCGTTCGATGGAAGACGACGGTCTTGTGAACCGCAAAATATACGCGCAAATCCCGCCGCGTGTCGAGTATTCGCTTACGGAAACGGGCTGGAGCCTAAAGCCAGTTTTGGATGCAATGGCTCAGTGGGGCGAAACGTACCGATGCAAAGTGCAAAATCCTTTATAA
- a CDS encoding type II toxin-antitoxin system Phd/YefM family antitoxin yields the protein MKTLSVAKVRMNFSALLKEVALGNEIGIAFGRKQETIAVIVPIEEYKRIKTRQLGTLEGKVQVEFSENWAITDEEFVTV from the coding sequence ATGAAAACATTATCGGTTGCTAAAGTAAGGATGAATTTCTCTGCACTTCTGAAAGAAGTAGCATTAGGTAACGAAATCGGTATTGCATTTGGTCGAAAACAAGAAACAATAGCCGTTATTGTTCCAATCGAAGAATATAAAAGAATAAAAACACGGCAGCTTGGTACATTGGAAGGAAAAGTACAAGTTGAATTTAGTGAGAATTGGGCGATAACCGATGAAGAGTTTGTTACTGTATGA
- a CDS encoding type II toxin-antitoxin system VapC family toxin codes for MKILLDTHYLLWAFIDTSKISQSVYHKLLADENEVFYSQASLWEISIKFNMGKLSLKGMKPEEFYEEVANSFLKCRAFSNDELITFYKLPIEHKDPFDRIMIWQSIKSDYYFLSVDRQITKYERYGLKILT; via the coding sequence ATGAAAATCCTATTAGATACGCACTATTTATTGTGGGCATTTATTGATACAAGTAAAATATCTCAGTCAGTGTATCATAAACTATTAGCAGATGAAAATGAAGTTTTTTATAGTCAAGCGAGCTTATGGGAAATATCGATAAAGTTTAATATGGGAAAATTATCCCTAAAAGGAATGAAACCGGAAGAATTCTACGAAGAAGTAGCAAATAGTTTTTTAAAATGCAGAGCTTTTTCAAATGATGAATTAATTACTTTTTATAAATTACCAATAGAACACAAAGATCCGTTTGATCGAATTATGATTTGGCAATCCATAAAGTCTGATTACTATTTTTTATCCGTTGATAGACAGATTACAAAGTATGAAAGATACGGCTTAAAAATATTAACCTGA